Within Desulfobacter sp., the genomic segment AGGTACATAGCCGGGCTGTGCTTTAATGATGGAGTGGAGAATATCTTCCGCACCCTGGATATCCCCCTCAAGCAACCGCACGCCCGATAAAAGAGTCATGGTTTTAATACTCTTCGGTGCCAGTTTTATTACGGCATCCATCTGCTCCCGTGCATTTTTCAGATCTTTTTCAAGAATATAAATATTCAATAACTTGATTCTGGCCTTTAACAAACGCGGATTTACAGTAATTGCCGCCAGAAGATTCTCTTTAATCTGGACTTTTTCAAATTCCTCCGGGTCATCAAGCAGGCCGGCTGCAGCGCGGAATATTTCCTGTTCCGGGCGATCCGTGGCGCCGCGTTTTTCAATACATAGCGCCCTGTAATAATAGGCTTTCGCATTAAATTTATTAAGCGAAATAACCTTATCCAACAGGTCCAATGCCGCTTTATAATTCTTTTCAACCATATAAATCCGGCCACGCTGGAACAATGCGTCAGCATAATTGTCATCCTGTTTCAATGCTGTTTCAGCCGCCGTCCGGGCTTCATTAATCCTGTTAAAATGCAGATAGACCTGGGCAAGGTTGGTCAGAATTTTTGGAGAGTCTGGCTGTTTGGCCAGGGCATTCCTTAAAGTAACAATAGCGTTATCCTGGTCATTCATCCGGGTGTAAAATTCCGCAATGTTTATCAGGGGGGCTATCCGTTCCGGCTCCTGATCAACCGCTTTTTTAAAATATTTTTCAGCCAGGTCAAATTGTTTCCGGCTTTGATAAAAATTTGCCAGATCTGTACATTTTTCAAACGGAATACCAGGTGTTTCCAGTACGTTTTTTAAAAGCGCTTCAATTTTTTTCCATTCTTTCTGAAATCCATATATTCGGACAAGCCCCATATATGCTTCGCGAGATGCCGAATCATGCTCAATTGCCTTGATATATATTTCTTCGGCTGTTTTAAGATCTTGTCTGTTAATATAAAGCTTGGCCAATGATAAATATGTTTTGGCTTTTTTACCGTCAAAGGAAAGGGCTTTTTTTAAGGTCTCAATGGCGGAATCAATATCCCGCTCTTTAATCTGGACGGCAGAAAGAAGGTGGAAAGCTTCAATGGATTCAGGGGAAATGCGTAATGCCTTTGAAATCTGGTTCCTGGCCTCTATAAGCTGCTCCTTTTGAATAAAAACCTGTGCCAGCCTCAAATAGGGAAGGATATTATCCGAATTGACTTTGGCGGCTAAATTATAATAGCGAACGGCATTTTTTATCTGCCCGTTTAAGACATATGCCTCTGCCAGTTCAAACAGGGCGATCTCATTTTTGGGTGCCAGTTTAAGGGCATTTCTATATTCAACGATGGCTGTCTGAATTTTTTTTTGGGCGACAAACCGCCGGGCATTATCAATATACGTTTTTGTCTGGTTTTCATTTTCATTGGCACAACTGCAAATCAGCATAAGCAGTCCGGCAGACAGTGCGATAAATAATCGAAAATTGAATATAGGCATTTTATTTTTCCTTTTAACGCTGGGTATCAAGAATCGTAAGGCGAATTCACAGCTTTTTCAGGTTGAATCGGTAAAGGGGATCTCCCACCAGGACCATTTTCCACGACACATACGGCAGGCTCACCAGATAGCATTCAGCCAGGGTCAGATGCCCCTGGACCAGAAAATCAAAAAATATCTCAGGAACGGGAAAGGACTGGACATAGGGCTCTCCCA encodes:
- a CDS encoding tetratricopeptide repeat protein, with protein sequence MPIFNFRLFIALSAGLLMLICSCANENENQTKTYIDNARRFVAQKKIQTAIVEYRNALKLAPKNEIALFELAEAYVLNGQIKNAVRYYNLAAKVNSDNILPYLRLAQVFIQKEQLIEARNQISKALRISPESIEAFHLLSAVQIKERDIDSAIETLKKALSFDGKKAKTYLSLAKLYINRQDLKTAEEIYIKAIEHDSASREAYMGLVRIYGFQKEWKKIEALLKNVLETPGIPFEKCTDLANFYQSRKQFDLAEKYFKKAVDQEPERIAPLINIAEFYTRMNDQDNAIVTLRNALAKQPDSPKILTNLAQVYLHFNRINEARTAAETALKQDDNYADALFQRGRIYMVEKNYKAALDLLDKVISLNKFNAKAYYYRALCIEKRGATDRPEQEIFRAAAGLLDDPEEFEKVQIKENLLAAITVNPRLLKARIKLLNIYILEKDLKNAREQMDAVIKLAPKSIKTMTLLSGVRLLEGDIQGAEDILHSIIKAQPGYVPAYIRMGLLYQTTGRESLALDFFQKAYDLNPEQIGLITLMIQVYQNQKNYTRAIDLVDTLSDNASTDKKAFLKNLKGEIYLAANQENKAFKCFKQAAEANPEFIPPKMHMARLLIKEKKMDQALSLYKGIEGLNPEYIPALMAAGVIYDTLGDFDEAETYYRKVLDYNPKHLDAANNLAFILSEKKGGTDEALHYAVIARENAPKNANILDTMGWIYYQKGNYLNALSELEESLKINPNSALACFHYGMTLYRTQEYEKARQYFRKALDINPGFRDAEKAKEMMN